In Actinoplanes derwentensis, the following proteins share a genomic window:
- a CDS encoding VOC family protein produces the protein MAITATTHLNFHGEARQALEFYQSVFGGNLTAVAYSDFGMPKDLPDADKVVFGQVNAENGFSIMAYDTPSQSPAAAAPTATTRENGLTLTGERFFISVSGETSDEVSALWDKLSSGAEIVEKFGPSRFAPGFGMLTDRFGVTWILQVTAPYAA, from the coding sequence ATGGCGATCACCGCCACCACGCACCTGAACTTCCACGGCGAGGCCCGTCAGGCGCTCGAGTTCTACCAGTCCGTATTCGGCGGCAACCTGACAGCGGTCGCCTACAGCGACTTCGGCATGCCCAAGGACCTGCCCGACGCCGACAAGGTCGTCTTCGGCCAGGTGAACGCCGAGAACGGTTTCAGCATCATGGCCTATGACACCCCCAGCCAGTCCCCGGCCGCAGCCGCGCCAACCGCCACCACCCGCGAGAACGGCCTGACCCTGACCGGTGAGCGATTCTTCATCTCGGTCAGCGGTGAGACATCCGACGAGGTCAGCGCCCTCTGGGACAAGCTGTCCAGCGGCGCTGAGATCGTCGAGAAGTTCGGCCCGTCCCGGTTCGCCCCTGGCTTCGGCATGCTCACCGACCGCTTCGGCGTCACCTGGATCCTCCAGGTGACCGCCCCCTACGCCGCCTGA
- a CDS encoding class I SAM-dependent methyltransferase, with protein MKAVLFKREKIKTMSELDNQRHFWETAGAAKTFTHPIDFAWLSRLPSTARIIDYGCGYGRIAGLTQQQGFPDVEGVDTSARLIDRARQSNPTLSFRVLLNPPTLPYPDASVDAVLLFAVLTCIPTDTGQQQLVTELTRVIRPGGLLYVSDLLLQTDQRNQARYQQHAGTYGTYGVFETDAGAICRHHTADWLQNLLLDGFNIDTTREITVETMNANSANALQILAVKR; from the coding sequence ATGAAGGCCGTCCTGTTCAAGCGTGAGAAGATCAAGACCATGTCGGAGCTGGACAATCAGCGGCACTTCTGGGAAACTGCCGGCGCCGCGAAGACCTTCACCCATCCCATCGACTTCGCTTGGTTGTCTCGGTTGCCCTCCACGGCCCGCATCATCGACTACGGCTGCGGTTACGGACGGATCGCCGGGCTCACGCAGCAACAGGGCTTCCCTGACGTCGAAGGCGTCGACACGTCCGCCCGCCTCATCGACAGAGCCCGCCAAAGTAATCCCACACTCAGCTTCCGAGTGCTACTCAACCCGCCGACGCTGCCTTACCCGGACGCCAGCGTCGACGCGGTGCTCCTCTTCGCCGTTCTCACGTGTATTCCGACAGACACAGGGCAGCAACAACTCGTCACCGAGCTCACCCGGGTGATCCGCCCAGGCGGGCTGCTCTATGTCAGCGACCTGCTCCTGCAAACCGACCAGCGCAACCAGGCTCGATACCAACAGCATGCCGGAACCTACGGAACCTACGGCGTCTTCGAGACCGACGCCGGCGCTATCTGCCGACACCACACTGCCGACTGGCTGCAGAACCTGCTGCTCGACGGGTTCAACATCGACACCACCCGGGAGATCACCGTCGAGACGATGAACGCCAACTCGGCGAATGCGCTGCAGATCCTCGCAGTGAAGCGGTGA
- a CDS encoding GNAT family N-acetyltransferase, with protein sequence MLGLAELTDAWAHGWSLSRDTTPPIAITDGLKIDIDPTRNIARYILKPYDWQRAAVLGRELTTPGTEIKIVGATDSLREALKSDWTMYDEHHLMTVPFTRGVAETPPSCSAQIVNDGGALLGMICDSNGDIVSRARLAASGRYGVIDRVRTRAADQRRGMGRTVMTMLGNRALDEGLATGLLSATTEGRRLYSALGWKIRGELAGAFRST encoded by the coding sequence ATGCTCGGCCTAGCGGAGTTGACCGATGCGTGGGCCCACGGCTGGTCGCTGTCCCGTGACACGACGCCGCCTATCGCGATCACCGACGGTCTCAAGATTGACATCGACCCCACTCGCAATATCGCCAGGTACATTCTCAAGCCGTACGACTGGCAGCGAGCAGCCGTCCTGGGACGCGAGCTGACCACTCCCGGCACCGAAATCAAGATCGTCGGAGCTACCGACTCCTTGCGAGAAGCGCTGAAGAGCGACTGGACGATGTATGACGAACATCATCTGATGACCGTCCCCTTCACCCGCGGCGTTGCCGAGACGCCGCCCTCCTGCAGCGCCCAGATCGTCAATGACGGTGGTGCCCTCCTCGGGATGATCTGCGACAGCAACGGTGACATCGTCTCGCGGGCACGGTTGGCCGCGAGCGGACGATACGGCGTCATCGACAGAGTCCGGACCCGTGCAGCGGATCAGCGGCGAGGCATGGGTCGTACGGTGATGACCATGCTCGGCAATCGAGCGCTCGACGAGGGCCTGGCCACCGGGCTGCTCTCCGCCACCACCGAAGGGCGGAGGCTGTACTCCGCGCTGGGCTGGAAGATCCGCGGCGAACTGGCCGGGGCTTTCCGATCGACATGA
- a CDS encoding DUF1761 domain-containing protein, which translates to MFDVLGDLNWIGILAGFVAFTVLGGVWFAVLFPRAYNRSLGRAADAKPQASALFYAGPATTSLIITITSAILMSALDIDTYSDALLFGLIVGLGYLTANTVNIAINPNFPRPLFYAAISGGYNILGSLLVSTILLAI; encoded by the coding sequence ATGTTCGATGTTCTGGGCGATCTGAACTGGATCGGAATCCTGGCCGGTTTCGTGGCCTTCACGGTGCTCGGCGGAGTCTGGTTCGCGGTGCTGTTCCCCAGGGCGTACAACCGCTCTCTCGGCCGCGCCGCCGACGCCAAGCCCCAGGCGTCGGCGCTGTTCTACGCCGGCCCGGCGACCACGTCTCTGATCATCACGATCACGAGCGCGATCCTGATGTCCGCGCTGGACATCGACACGTACAGCGACGCCTTGCTCTTCGGTTTGATCGTCGGCCTCGGCTACCTGACGGCCAACACCGTGAACATCGCCATCAACCCGAACTTCCCGCGCCCTCTGTTCTACGCGGCGATCTCCGGCGGCTACAACATCCTCGGCAGCCTGCTCGTCAGCACCATCCTGCTGGCCATCTGA